Within the Glycine soja cultivar W05 chromosome 3, ASM419377v2, whole genome shotgun sequence genome, the region TCTAGATGGAGCAGCAGCTTTTTGCCGCAGGGGGGTCGGTTACTAGGTAGTGAGTGATACGGGGCAGGGATGTTCCATGCAATTTGCAATAACCCTAAGAAAGCATTTTTCACGTCCACTTTGCtgtaattttctgttttttgtttttctgaatGGGAGAAGGAAAAACTGGTTTCTAAATTTGAACTCATTACCAACCAATATCAAAACACAATTGTTTATGACTTTGTCCACTCTACTTGTGCAATATTAATCTGTCTTTATCTTTGCCAACGAAGCAAGAAAATGTCACCAAGCATAATGGTGCAATTACCGTGAGGAAAAAACTAGGGAAACCCCACTTCGGTGGATGTTTTAAAGTGCACACAAGTTAACTATGAGCAATGACGATATAGATCTTTAGGGAGTGCTTGTTTCATGACATGTTATTGAATtttcataaatatgaaaatagaaatatatatttttatatttgttagaaggtaataaaaaaatattaagtatcTTTTATTCTCATGAAAATGAGATTTCAATGTTTATACtgattttatattcattttattcttaTGGATCGAGCGGAGAATGAGAATGTGAATTTCTTTGCGGTGAGAAACATAATTATtgtataaagatttttttatactctCATTACTATTACACACTATCCCACTATATCTATCTACCGTTGTTTGTATCGGTGGTAAGTTCTAAATAATACCcgccttatttttttcatagttcTTTGAAACCGCGGTGGATAGTTAAGGATTTATTCGTACCGTTTGTAAGACTTGTTTTTTGGAATTGATATTGGAATCAGTCACATTATAGTATTGGATGTTGGTTTCAATTGTAAATAACAGAGGattaacaataactttttttaaaacaaagagaactatttcatttcattagcATTATGATGGGAAATACAATCCGGAGCATAATCAAACTGGTGGATACAATTTAAAAACCTAGAAGCCtttgctaggcaatgaatttgtaaaataaatcagCTTGGCTCTACACTTTGCTACAATAGTGTGAAATTCAATAAAACCCAAAGTAGCAGAACATGTTGTATCAATAAGGACTTGACAATCAAATTCGAAAATGACGTGAGTTGCATTGGTCTCTTGAGCCCATGTAATTGCTTGAAGAAGATCCCAAGCTTCTGCCTCCCTTGATTCTGGACATCCCGGAGAAAGTTGTGTTCGTGCTTTAACAAATGCTCCCTTGTCATCTCATACAAATTCCTACTCAAATATTCTATTTaaaattctcctcaaatttatttgttgtcattttttttaatgagttgTGCTTATTTTGCCCCAACCTTTTTGGTTATTTATGGCTATGCGTGACATATATTTATTCTTTGAATTGAGTTATTCATATGCGAGAAGCAAAGACATGTAAAGTTACAATTGTGTCCCCGTTGTACGTACTTAAGCATTGGTCATTGTGCCTATGCTATaacttataacaaaaaaaaaaaaaaagaatgatagaTTGATGATTAGTATCTCTCATCTTACATGGTCATGTGTATAACATTgttatagagaaaaaaaagctAGTTGTGGGATCCAtactttttaaacttatttacaCGTTGAATCATTCTCACTAAATGATAAACACTTGTTTTTGTTGTCacaaagttatttttgttgtttatagtTTATGCCGAACACAGCCCAAGAGAGACTTATTGAAGGTTGAAATCATTTTGAACCCCTTTCCCCGATTCCTATTTGGACTGTACATTTTTTTCCGGCTAATCCAATGAATCTTTCTCTCATCAACATTGCAACTCCAAAAAAAACTTGACTATGAGGGCTTCAACGTCATTGCAAACTAACATAGGTAATCAGAAGCAGCCCACGACATAAGACGGTATAACTTCGACAACTGCTTTGATAAGAATCTCCTTTCCAGGTTGTGTAGTGTGTTTGtacaaaatcatgaaaagatatatGTAATTATTTGTTACTTCCCCTTcaccataaaaattaattattttttcctcacagaataatttatttctaatacaCTAGAAAACGACATATATTGTATGATTGCAAAACTTAGGGATGTttggtttgttttgttttctgtttttattttcattggaaatagaaaatgatgatgaaaatgtgtttggttgaatttttaaaaatattttcagttaaaataaaaataaaaaacaatcaaaaaatgaaaataataaaattttgtttttagtatttttgaTTGAAAACATGgatcttattttgaatgaaatgaaCATGAGATGacaatgaatataattttaaataaatttaaaaatacaaaaaaaaataagaagtcaatatatcataaattttgagtgtttttatttcttaaaaacaaaaaataagaagttaaatcaaatatatttttaaaattttaatcttttaaaaatgaaaacaatttttaaaaaataaagaaaagaaagaaaacaaaataaaaatgctgAGCAAATACATTGTGACGGGTTTTGTTCCAAAAATGCTCGAAAACGAAAAAGCAGTTTCCCGCGAATCTTAGTGAGGATGCCACGTTGGCAATCCGCGTCTCACCTTCTCGACCAATCAGCGCGGATTATCGGGCCCTATATAATTCCATTCCACTCACAACCCTTTCGTCTGCGCCTGATTTCTCAGTTCTCTCACACACTCATTCGGTGCTCCGAATCTCAGATTCTAGGGTTAGGGTTCCCAATTTCTCCACCGATCAGAAAATGAGTTCAACTGGTGGTTCTACCAAGGGCGGAAGGGGCAAGCCCAAAGCCTCCAAATCCGTTTCAAGATCGCAGAAAGCTGGTCTCCAATTCCCCGTTGGAAGAATCGCTCGATTCCTTAAGGCTGGGAAATACGCCGAGCGTGTTGGTGCTGGTGCTCCTGTGTACCTCTCTGCAGTGCTCGAATATCTCGCTGCTGAGGTTTGTTTTGGGTTTCCGATTAGGTTTAGATTTGATTAGTCATCGTGTTTTTTGTCAATctgttttttcttgttttaatttttgttttaagggtcTGATTTTTAATTGTGTTCTGATTGacctaatttatttttgaatcaaTTGTTGATgatgtgtgtttttttattttttaggttttgGAATTGGCTGGGAATGCTGCTAGGGATAACAAGAAGAATCGTATTGTTCCTAGGCACATTCAGCTTGCTGTGAGGAACGATGAGGAACTGAGCAAGCTTTTGGGGTCTGTTACCATTGCCAACGGAGGTGTCTTGCCGAACATTCACCAGACTCTGCTTCCCAAGAAGGCTGGAAAGGGGAAGGGCGAAATTGGATCTGCCTCTCaagagttttagggtttttgttttACCCATTTGGACTATAGTTTTGATTTTATTGCGTTTGTAACATACATGTTTCGGTTATTTTCTACATGTCTTCTCTGAGAAATTAGGTGCTTCTCAGTCTGATGAACTGGATGGTGTATTATCACTTTTGAATCAGATGTGAATGTGAAGTGCTATTTGGATTATCTGtcgaattaatttattttataacgaTAGTGTTTCATAAGCTGGCGCACATTGctttttgaactttgaacagTCAATTGATTATTCTATATCTCCTAAATATATGGTCGATTTTTAGCTTCTTAATACGAGTGTGACTGTGCTGAAAACTGTAGTTGCACTTTTGGTGGCATGTTGCACGAATTGGCAGTCTTGGTATGTGCCTATGCTTATAAGTTCTAACCCTTTGTATCAGACGGGTTTTTTAGACTGAGTTGTCCTTCCTGTCAAATGCGTACTGTGCTAGGGATTAATCCTTACCTGTTATGCTTGTAGGCAGGTTCATCTCTAAATGTCCTTAGTGACCAATTTCTGTTCATTggactttttcttttcctcttagTCAGTGCCCTTTTGTACAGTGTTATTTACTTTTTCTGTTCAAGGCTGTTGTTATTTCGTGTCGTCTTTTTAAATTAAGCACTCGTCGAATTAACCAATGGtgctttcaaaatgttttagaaTAACTGAGATCAgagtctctctctctcattgtgTCACTCAAAGTTGCAAATTTCATGATTTGGCTAGACTAATTCTTTGCGCTCAGTAGGTTACGTATGAAAACAATTTGTCAAGTGCTTTTCGAAATTTCATAGCACGTTTCCAAAGTTAAAGTATTTGTGgtctttaaatttgaaattaaaagaaaataaaaattggatggCTAATGCTAACCGATCATAGGTCGTTTTTCTATGTTCTTGTGATGACTGCTAGTGATTGCATCATAGTTTTTGAACAATTAACTGGAAGCTCATCATGGGTTTAGGAGTCTTCGACAAGGTATGATTTAACCAGCAGTGAAACTGCGAAAATGCATAGTTAAAATTGGTCTTTACTTTTTACGAAGTAAAGTAACGCAAGCGTAGTTAAAAAGCGAGTGGGTCTAAATCGTGTCTTGTTAAAAGCCGTCGATATCATTATGTCAGAAACGGCGTCCTCAAATGGCCAGTAGTCGTTTCTCCAAGCAACGTATATTTTGTttggttattttataatttatcctAATTGTATAAACAGTAACTCTGGGTTAAACGGGGTTAGACTCGGGACGgaaactttttgtttttgatttgaaAATTGTTTATCTTGTATTTATGTGGTGAAGAACGCATGCAATGAAAAATGCAACACTAGCCTTGAAAAGCCTGGTCCGTGGAAAACAATAGGTAATAATTTCATTTCATGAACCCAAAATAGTTTGAATTAAATGGTCGGTTTGGCTTTGATGCAGCATGTGGGTGTGGCCCTGACATCATGCCCTGGACAACTGAAACCGGTAACATGTGAATTTAGGGTCAGAATCCGATGCTCCTCCAATGTTGGTGTTTCTAGGCAACAAGTTCTGGAGAAATTGGACAAGGAGCTAGCAAAGGGAGATGATAGAGCTGCGCTCGCACTTGTCAAGGATTTGCAGGGTAAGCCTGATGGCCTTCGGTGTTTTGGTGCAGCCAGACAGGTTAGTAGTCTTGTgccctcttgcttcttcttgtaaatattttagattaatttttcttctatGCCTATTACGTAGGTGCCTCAAAGGCTTTACACCTTGGATGAATTGAGGCTTAATGGGATTGAAACTTTGTCTCTTCTTTCGCCCGTGGACACAACTCTTGGTTCAATTGAGAGAAACCTCCAGATTGCTGCTATTGTAGGAGGCCTTGCTGCATGGAATGCCTTTGCTATTTCCCCACAGCAAATCTTCTATATTTCACTTGGGTTGCTCTTTCTATGGACATTGGACGCGGTACTTACttaattcatttcatttcaCCACATAAGTGAAGTGAAGTTTTTCTACAAGACCCATCTGTTGTATGCTTCTATGCATGTTCTGCTGCAGCCCAACATAACCATTTGtgataaataagaaattttactTGCATATTTAGGGATCttattctcttttctcttgCTTTGTCCGTCTATACCTTCTTAGAAATGCAATTTCCATGTTTGCTTTGCTTCCAATATGAACGAACGATTTTATTTCCAATATCCCAATTGCCACCTAATAACATCGCTGAAATTTGGGTATTTAAGTGAGCCGAATAACGTCGCGAGAATCAAGTAGTTAACCGTACCTAGTGGAATAAAGCTTTGTGGTTACTGTATCCTAATTGCCACATCTGTCTATAACAGACTTTATAACTGCTGTATAAGTATTAAGGATTGAAGGTTCATTACATTGTAAAATTCAGGATCAAGTTTGTTTATCAACCTTTATCATGAAAATCTGTGTTTGTTCATTGACATGCTACTTGATTGCTTACTGTAAAAGATTTTCTCGAGGATGCTCATCCAACTGATTGTTTGCAGGTCTCTTTTGGTGGAGGTATTGGTGGCTTGGTTGTTGATACAATTGGTCACAGCTTCAGTCAAAAATACCACAATAGGGTTATTCAAGTCAGATTCATGCCTTTCTCTTATTGtccactaaaaataattttatttctaataaataatttacatctTCTTAATGACAGTTATGTAaccataacaaaatttaattacgCAGCATGAAGCTGGTCACTTTTTAATTGCCTATCTGGTAGGAATACTTCCTAGAGGATATACTATTTCTAGTTTGGATGCTCTGCAGAAGGTGGGATCTCTGAATATTCAAGCGGGCACAGCCTTTGTAGATTTTGAGTTTCAAGAAGAAGTAGGTTGCTTTATTTTCCCCCCTTGTATTTTAATGCAACTCAATTTACTTTAATGTAACACATAGAATGAGAGAATAACAACTAGGGATGTGTCTTTGTATCACTGTTTGTCCTAGCAATCTGGCTTTGACCTTTGTCACAATTTCCTTGTATGACAAAGTTTTTGTGTAGCAGTTTAGGTTGAGTGACTCCATTATCAATAATCTAATTGATTGAATACATGTTTTTAGCTCATTAAACTGCTTGATTATCTTGAGTTTCACGTGAACCGCATATTGTTTACAACTATATCTGTTGATTGTTAACACCTTTCACTTCCTGCAGGTTAATTCTGGAAAAGTATCAGCTACAGTATGTTGCTATCTTACTGACATTTAATTTACACTGCTTATAAGTTTGCTTTAATCAACGTTCTGCACATGAAATTTTAGTTATGTGACaaccttttttgttttgttattagaCATTGAACAAATTTTCATGTATAGCATTGGCTGGGGTGTCTACTGAATATCTTATATATGGATTTTCTGAAGGAGGTCTGGATGACATAAGAAAGGTTTAAGCAACTTTTTACTTACTTTCTAAGTGACAACATTTGGAAAGCTCACATGGCATTGACATTACTAATtgtaattttcttaattgtAAACAGTTGGATTTATTGCTCAAGGGCCTAGGCTTCACACAGAAGAAGACAGATTCTCAGGTTAGATGGTCTTTGCTAAACACGGTCTTGCTCTTGCGGAGGCATGAAGCAGCTCGAGGGAAGGTTGCCGAGGCCTTATCAATGGGAAAATCTGTAGGATCCTGCATTGACATTATAGAGAATTCTATCGATGTTTCAGATCTCTAACTGAAGCTTTGACCCCCTTGATTATTCCCTTCTGTTACTCTAAACTCTGCTCTCAGATATGTTGATTAATATTTCCATAAATTTTCATATGGTATTATTACCTTGCTCATAAATTTTCATATGATTATACCGTATTGTTGTACAGTGGAAAGAAGTAATTCAATATAGTTTCTTGGTTCTTTTGGCTAGCACTTTCGTAGGCTTTGTGAAAGATTAATTGCGATGAGAGAAAAGGACAAGTGGCATAACGGGCAAAGTAGGTTTAATTTACAACGATGGACTTGTATTTTATAGAGTAATTTACAACGAAGgacaagtataattttttttattgtatttattcTATCCCTTGCCGTGGAAGAAAAGAATTTGATTATAGAAAATTCCttggtataaaatattaatgttttattacGATTTGAAGAGGTTTTTCCGTAAGTATAGGCAAAGCCTAAAGGCCACATTtagttagaataaaaataaaacaaaaaaaagtcaataaCTCATTAAGTGCCTTAAGGCACCGGCACAAGAAGAAAATACCATGCTattacttttttccttttctttttagtttgtggcatatgattttctttaaaaaaaattagcagaTTAAACTTCGGGTGACTTGTGGAATATTGTTGAATAAATCAAATGTATATGGAGAGTATTTcaacatcaacattttttttttcttcaaagctcAGTATTATTATTTCTAAAGATGTATTTATTGACGATTGATCATATTTAATGAACTTAATTTAGGTAAGTGAAATATTTGCCAAGTGGCTgaggtaaaaaaatacttaagctTTTACTATTTTAGTGATGGAAATGGATCTCCAATAGAAAAGAATCTGAGGTAGTCAAATGTCACAccgtttattttttattacagtaATAAATTTTAGGCAAATATCTttcattaaaaaactaaaaggataattttgtattgagatatataaaattatgttattcatgttttttttttatattttcctataatttttataataatatttttttctcttttaatttaggGCATCGGTTAATAAGGCTCTAAATTTACTGGATTAAAGAATTAATGGTTTATGACAATTATTGTATCTCAATTGAGATGAAATAAAGTTTACTACAAGTagtagttaattaaaaaaattgcatggaGTTAAGAGAAGATTGGATCCGTTTGATGTGGAATGGGCATAGGCAGTAATGGGCGTAGAGTGGTTATTGGTGTGCCATGGCTTGGTCACTGCGGTGGTCGTTGTCTCTTTCCTCTGCGGTCGATGGCCAATCTTTGAAGGCACTTTCATTCAACGCATTCACTACTTCCTCACTTTCGGCGCCTACGATTACTTCctgtatctctctctctctctctcttctccatttttgcttcttcaatttcaaTTACTTCATCTCTCTCTTTTGCAGGCGTTTCGTTGGCGCTGTTTTCGGTCCTAAGTGTACGGATTCGGTTCTCTCCGTCGAATATTACTGCTGCGATCGTCCCAATCCTCTTCTGCaggtattataatatattattatttcgaTCCATTGCTCCAACTTGTGCTATCAATTTTAATGTACTGAAACTCTTCTTCCTATTTCGATGCTTTAACTTATCAGCGCTCAGCATTGTCTTTTGTGAATTGTGACCTGCAACTAGCATGACAATGGAATCTATAAGCAAATTTCATTAGATAAATTGCTTCGTCTAATTCATTACGGAAATAacctttttatgttatttaggTCACGATTTGGTTATTTCTGACATCTGAATACTGCATGtggccttttttttttgtgtaatacTATTAATGAATAGGTAGGGTGCGAGTGCCTTCAGTTgggacatttttttttgtgaaaggataatgataataatatccTTGTCTGGCATTATATTGCAAAGGTTaaactgttcactggtcctcatAGTTGTCccttttttaagttttagttcCTACATGAGAAAACTGAAAGTTTCAGTTTCTACACATGCATACAAGATTAAGTTTAGGTCCCTATTGATAATATCAGAAAACTTTAGGTGTAACTTTGCTACAAAAACTTTCTGGTGGTGATCAACTGCTACAAAAAATTGTGTAAGGActaaaacttatataattttcttgtatAACGGGGACAGCTATAGgaatcaaatgaataatttgaCTTATTGCAAATCGTCCTAGGTATGTGatgatacttttttttctctcgggAAGTTTTGACTTCTGTTGTTATGTTCTCCATTGGTTTGATGGTTAAAATTCTGTTTATTGCagattatatatattgtgataATTGGTGTAACATATTATTTCGTTGCGAAGTCTTGCTTTGCCTATATCCCTGGATACTATCTAAGTGGAATTCACAGGTAGTGTACTTCAGGGCCAACACCCAACGTTGTACTCTATTTTTGCTTAATGGTTTCTTCAGCATTATTCTATCCTGAATTTTGTTAGaccttatatttttgtttaggtACACAAGCTTCTTGGCAGTTGCTGTTGGAATTCTGCTCTTTCTTTTGACCAGCTTTTCTGATCCGGGGACAATAAACACTGAGAATGTTTCTCACTATATTAATGCTTATCCctatgataatattatttattcagaGAAAGAATGTTCAACTTGCAAAATTCCAAAGTGAGTTTGCTACTATTGCAGAATTTTGTTGAAATATTGGTTAAATCTATTTATAAAactgtcttaatttttttatgcagaCCTGCTAGGTCAAAACACTGCAGCATTTGTGATCGCTGTGTTGCACGATTTGATCATCACTGTGGATGGATGGTTAGTAATCTTTGAAATTCTCCCTCTTTATTTGTGTTGttctcatttaatatatatcatGTGTTTTTTTGGAGTTCTACTAAAAGTTGCTTTACTCACAGAACAACTGCATAGGGGAGAAAAACACCCAGTATTTCATGGCTTTTCTATTATGGTGAGTTCTATATTCTTACATGAGTATCATTTCATGGAATCTAATATAACTCCTTTACAAAAGGAACCCCAAAAAGTATGACGCATTAGAAGACTAAGTTAAGATTTAGGAATTTTCCTTTCGttagataaaattattgaaCTGAGGTTCACAAAGAAATATGTCAAATTGTGTTGAATCGTAGATTTGAATCGCGAATCGTAAAATTCTAATAACTATTCTTTGtaccttcttttctcttttaagaAATCTTGTTTCTATTATGGAAAGATAACTTCAGTACGTACATGTTACTCAAAATGTTTCTGTACCTATTCACTGTTCCACTATCTCTGAAGTATTAAACTTGTTCAATATATTGTGAACATGTGCTTTTCAATATGCTATTTTGGTATCATTCAATGCTCTTCAATCTTTTTCCCTTCCTATAAGATGTAGTATAAATACTAGAATATCATAGTGATAAACATTTTAGTTATTGATTTCAACTTTACCATAGATTTGCAATGAGTTATACATTCTTCATCTCTGGTTCTATTTGTATTTGTGATTCTTTCTCATCTTGTAGGCATTTCCTTATATGCTTGTATGGAACAGTTGCCATTGTCTTGGTTCTTGCTGGAAGACTAAGAGAATTAAGAGTTGTTGATATTCTAACCGGTAATATAGATTTGCAACTAGTATCTATGTTTAGATTAAGTTGTTTCTTTTACTAATTTTGATACTTCTCTATCCTTATCATAACTCTGCAGTTTATTATGGAATAGAAAATTCTTTTCTGGATTTAGCTCCTAATGTTGTGCAGGTGAGGGATTTATTGTGTGTCTCTATGTGTTGATTGTCATGCATTTCTATTTTGATTCCCTATTTTCCATTTTAGTGGTTAGTGATGTTTTGTAATCATACAGTGGTTGTTGGGATCTTACAACACCCAGATACTTCTTATGGTGTTCCTTGCAATCGTTGGGATGCTGTTAGCTGGTTTCTTTGGTTACCATGCAAAGCTTTGCCTTACCAACACTACCACTAATGAGGTACCTTCTACCTCTAACcttcaaatatattatttaattttgttgtaaATTGTAAAAAAGCCAGGAAGTGACAAggaatcttttatctttttttcatatGAACAAAAATCCCCATAAATAGAGAGGGACCAGAATACTATGCATTTAAATAGTTGAATTAGAGATGTATAGAATATTGATACCTTGTGTCCATGTCCGTTATGTTACAAGAAAATGCTACCCAGAATACCTAATTTGGTAATTGGTATGGTTGTGGGATCTATAAAATAAGTCTCTCttggactaaaaaaaaaaacaacaatagcAGAATCCTTGTGTTGACAAGCCTGCACAAACTGGACGGTTGCTTTATCGTCTGAATTTACAAGAAAATAATTCAGGTCTGGTGACTTTGATTCTGATGGAGTCACCTGTACAGTTTCTGCTGATTTGTGAATGCAGAATTGTCAAAGTTCAATTGCTCCATGGTTGTTTATCATTATCCAATCTTGGTGATCTATTTAGCCAGAAAACTGTATGCTTATGAGAGTTGCTAATCTCAATGAAACTAAAGGTTTCTATGTGAATCACAGACTTTTAAGTGGCAAGATTACATGGACTGGCAAAGGAAGCTAAAAGAAGCAAAGGTCAGTGCTGAAGCCCTGAAACAAAGTATCGGTGGAATGAGCGGTGAGAAACAGCCCTTGTTGAGCAAATGCAGAGCCTTCTTTCGAAAATCACCTCTAGAAGATGTGGTAGTAGTTAAGAATAATGTTTACGATAAAGGTTTCTTCCTCAATATTCAGGAGGTTATTTCCCCTTTCTCTACAAGGCGGTCCTTTAcacaaaacaaattgaagtccaGCTGAGTATGCTCCTATCATACGTGTCTTTTTGGTTATTGAAGATCTTGGTGGCTAGTTGCACATAAATTGAGTGGGTAGTATGTCTGTGCATTTCTTTATATTACCCAATAAAACATTGTGAAAATCAGAAACGTGATATATTAAATTCGATTTTTCTATTAGAGTTCTAGACTGCTCGCCAAAAGAAAATTCTAGAGTTTTAGACTAGATGTAGAGTGAGAATTGATTGTTTGTTAGCCCCCCtgtgccttttttttttggttggttGTGATGTACTATTTCCTATTAGCATAAACAAAAAGATATCAGTACTTAGcacatgtattttattttagatttttgctCCAGCTGTTCATTTATTATTAAAGGAAACTTGAGACTTTTTGAGAAAACGTTTACGGGATCCCAATTTCTTGTCTAGAAGAAATGTGAGATTCCAAATATGAAACAAATGCCATACAGCAACGGTAAGGGATGAGTGCGATGCCAGGTAGTTGTAAACAATGTGATAAaccaaaataatgaagaaatcaaAACTCTTATGTTGTGTGCAGCAAATGCCCATGCTAGAAGGTGATTGATAATAGTCTAAATTCATCGGTGATGGAATATTTGACAATTTCGTAAAGTTAACAAAACCATGTTATCTATGAAATATCCAAATGTACGGGAGAGGAACCAGGAGTATATCACCCAAGATATATTTTCTTTGCAATTTTATCCCCAAGCAAAGCAATATACCCTTCACACTAATATACGTCCGAGATTCATCATGCTTCTATTTACAATTCATATCAACAAGAAAAGCAAATATGAAACCATGCCAACTTCTTTAGCAGATAATTATTTTGGTCATTGATTGCCTGCTACGAACCAAACAACATCTTCACTAATCCTTCTTCCTGACGTGCCCGAGTTTGAAAATCTATTGCATGGTGGAAGTGGATGCTTTTGGGAAATGGGAAGGCAATGGGCTAATGCCCCTACTTCGCATAAAAGACAAAAACTGATCAGGTAGTTCTTCCAAAAGAACTTGCACAACGGATATCTGCCCACCTGTCAAAAACACAGGAGGGTGCGTTTAACTTCAAAtggaatgaaatgaaatgagtACAAAAATTTGAGGGGCCAGATAAGGCTAACGAATTGAAAGACAAACAAGTTAACTTGAATAGCAACTGGTACTTACTTTG harbors:
- the LOC114407647 gene encoding histone H2AX-like is translated as MSSTGGSTKGGRGKPKASKSVSRSQKAGLQFPVGRIARFLKAGKYAERVGAGAPVYLSAVLEYLAAEVLELAGNAARDNKKNRIVPRHIQLAVRNDEELSKLLGSVTIANGGVLPNIHQTLLPKKAGKGKGEIGSASQEF
- the LOC114407646 gene encoding uncharacterized protein LOC114407646; amino-acid sequence: MKNATLALKSLHVGVALTSCPGQLKPVTCEFRVRIRCSSNVGVSRQQVLEKLDKELAKGDDRAALALVKDLQGKPDGLRCFGAARQVPQRLYTLDELRLNGIETLSLLSPVDTTLGSIERNLQIAAIVGGLAAWNAFAISPQQIFYISLGLLFLWTLDAVSFGGGIGGLVVDTIGHSFSQKYHNRVIQHEAGHFLIAYLVGILPRGYTISSLDALQKVGSLNIQAGTAFVDFEFQEEVNSGKVSATTLNKFSCIALAGVSTEYLIYGFSEGGLDDIRKLDLLLKGLGFTQKKTDSQVRWSLLNTVLLLRRHEAARGKVAEALSMGKSVGSCIDIIENSIDVSDL
- the LOC114407651 gene encoding probable protein S-acyltransferase 17, with protein sequence MGVEWLLVCHGLVTAVVVVSFLCGRWPIFEGTFIQRIHYFLTFGAYDYFLRFVGAVFGPKCTDSVLSVEYYCCDRPNPLLQIIYIVIIGVTYYFVAKSCFAYIPGYYLSGIHRYTSFLAVAVGILLFLLTSFSDPGTINTENVSHYINAYPYDNIIYSEKECSTCKIPKPARSKHCSICDRCVARFDHHCGWMNNCIGEKNTQYFMAFLLWHFLICLYGTVAIVLVLAGRLRELRVVDILTVYYGIENSFLDLAPNVVQWLLGSYNTQILLMVFLAIVGMLLAGFFGYHAKLCLTNTTTNETFKWQDYMDWQRKLKEAKVSAEALKQSIGGMSGEKQPLLSKCRAFFRKSPLEDVVVVKNNVYDKGFFLNIQEVISPFSTRRSFTQNKLKSS